The DNA window GCTTCTTCCATCATGCGTTGGCGTTCACGTACCGCTTGACGGGTTAGACCAATGTGGCCACTACCCAGATATCGAAGGCCACCGTGAACCATTTTCGAGGATCGACTAGACGTGCCCCAAGCAAAGTCCTTCTGCTCTACCAGTAGTGTACGTAAGCTGCTGCCTGCGGCCTCCCGAGCAGCACCTGCGCCAGTAATGCCGCCACCGACGATGACGACATCAAATTGAGCATTGCTACGCAGTTCTGTCAGAACTTCCTGCCGCGTCTTAGCCATGGCCTTATCAATCCAGCAGCGTGGTCGGATTCAGACGTTTATCCGGGTCGAAGCTGGAAGTCAGGGCCCGGATAGCCCGCATGCCCAGCTCACCTTTCTCTACTGGCATGAAGGGCGCGTGGTCTTTGCCGACCCCATGCTGATGGCTGATGGTGCCGCCGTTACGAACGATGATCTCCGACGTGGTGTTTTTAAGGTGCTTCCAACGCTGAAGTGTCTCAGCGTAGGTGTCGGCAACACGGAACACGTAAGTGGTGTAAATCGAGCAGCCCTGGCCATAAAAATGAGATAGGTGCGTAAAGACGTGAGACTTCTCTTGTTTATTTTCAAGCCCAGTCCGCAAGCTGGCCTCTATTTTCTCCAGCAAGCTGTCAACGTTATCCCAATCTGTTGCTGTCTCCAGCGTGTCTACGGCATAGCCCATCTGCCAGAGGGCTTCACGAAGGTAGGGCATGGTAAAGCGTTTTTCAGCCCATTTAGAGCCCAGATTGGTGCCGGTGTACACACCGTTGTATTCCTTACAAACCTTGCGGGCTTGCTTCAGGCTAGCCGATGCCTGGTCTTTCGAGCCAGTCACGCCGAAGGTCATCATGCATTTACCTTCATCCGCGCCACGAAGTGACAAGAACTTCTCCAGAAGGTTGATCAGGCCTGGGTGGCCGGCCAAGGCGAGCTGGGTTTCGGTTTCAATGGCGTTACTAAGCCGTAGCATGGACAGTTGAATTCGGTTCTGAACCAGCATTCGGGCGGCTGTTCGGGCTTGGTCCCAATTTGGGAAAAACACGACATGGAAACGCTCGTGTTCCGGCAACCGGGTAATTCGGACTTTCACTTCAGTTATCAATCCAAGGCGGCCTTCTGAGCCCAGAATCATTTCACGAATATCCGGGCCGGCACTTGAGGCTGGGATGGTAGGAATATCCAGCGTTCCCTGAAGCGTTTCGATGCGACCGCCTGCGAACAGCTGCTCAATTCGGC is part of the Marinobacter sp. JH2 genome and encodes:
- a CDS encoding FAD-binding oxidoreductase; translation: MRRWNGWGDDKFNLDIPEGGQDFLAERIGQASALSDCTLEEVCAKVPESRLPSFDGLRDLIDTSAETRVRHARGQSLPDWLAMRSGEVGLFPDGVSLPNTNSDVQKLLKYVQENDVHLIPYGGGTSVAGHINPVDQGKPVLTVSLANMNRLIDLDRESQLATFGAGTPGPLVESQLRAHGYTLGHFPQSFELSTVGGWVASRSSGQQSLRYGRIEQLFAGGRIETLQGTLDIPTIPASSAGPDIREMILGSEGRLGLITEVKVRITRLPEHERFHVVFFPNWDQARTAARMLVQNRIQLSMLRLSNAIETETQLALAGHPGLINLLEKFLSLRGADEGKCMMTFGVTGSKDQASASLKQARKVCKEYNGVYTGTNLGSKWAEKRFTMPYLREALWQMGYAVDTLETATDWDNVDSLLEKIEASLRTGLENKQEKSHVFTHLSHFYGQGCSIYTTYVFRVADTYAETLQRWKHLKNTTSEIIVRNGGTISHQHGVGKDHAPFMPVEKGELGMRAIRALTSSFDPDKRLNPTTLLD